CTTTCCGGTCTCGTCGTAGACAAAGACGTGTATAGCGCCGTCCCTGAAGTACGCATCGTAGCCGAGGTTCCTCTGGAAGATCCTGAAGGAGGCGGTGGTGCCCTTGGATTTTCTGCCGAAGTAGGCCCAGAACCGGACGTGGTAGTTCCCCACCGGCGGCCTGGTGAGCGTCACGTTCTTGACCCAGCTCTCCCCAGGGTTGAGGTAGATGGTAGTCGCGAAGTCCTCGACGGTTTCTCCATCGCGGGTTATCGTGTACCCTATCCTGCCTATTATGACTCCGTTGGCCTTTGACGTCATTTTGAAGATTACGCTGACGTTGCTTCCGTAGGGGTACTCATCCCCGACATCCACCTTCAGGTCGTAGTCCACGAGGGTTTTGACGGAGACTGTTACCTGGGCCTGGGAATAAACGGAACCCGCCCGGGCCACGAGCGTCAGGTTGTACTTTCCGGGAGGGGTGTTCAGTATCTTGATCGAGAGGGTATCCTGGTACGTCTGGTTTGGCTCAATGGCTTCCCTTATCACCTTGCTCTGGTACAGAAAGCCATCCGCCGGACCTGTCACGTAAACCGTGATGTTCTCAAGGGTCTGGTTCCCGAGGTTTTCCAGCTGGAACGGGATTATTATCGTGTCTCCGGGAACGCCGGAGAAGTTGTTGTTGAGGGGGATTATCACGAGCGGTGACTGGGCACTCGCACTTGGAATGAACGGCAGAACCGTAAGCAGGAGGGTTATGATGGCCAGGCCCCTAAGTTTCACGTTCTATCACCCCTTGAAGGGAGGTCTGCTTTCCGGTTATTTCATCGAAGGTCAGATAACTCTTTGTTCCCAGGCTAATCTTATAGTTTTTGCCCCCTTTCTCAAGATCCTCCGGGTAGAAGAAGCGCCAGCCGTTGTTTATGAACTTCACCGCTATCACTGCCCTTCCCCCAAAGCGCTCCGCGAAGGAGGTCAGCTTTTCGTAGTCCTCCTCGCTGAAGTACAGCTTGTCGTCGTGGGTGCTCTTGACCTCTATGCAGAGGTAGAGCCTTCCGTTTCCGGCCACTATGTCCACCTTCTTGCTACCGGCCGAGCGCACAACGGCGAAGCCGGCCTTTTCGAGCATCTTTATAAGCTCCCTCTCGGCGCTCGCTCCCCTTCTGTACCTCATTGCACTCCCTCTAACTCCATTGTCCGGTTAGGTTTATAAGTTATGTTGAGGAGTTTAGCCCGGTGATGCTTATGGCGATTTACGAGCTTGAGGGAAAGAGGCCTAAAATTCACGAGACCGCCTTCATCGACGAGAAGGCTTCGGTTATAGGGGACGTCGTCCTCGAGGAGAAGACAAGCGTCTGGCCCTCAGCTGTTCTCAGGGGGGACATCGAGCAGATTTACATCGGATGCTGCTCCAACGTCCAGGACAACGTGAGCATACACACCTCCCACGGGCTTCCGACCATCGTCGGCAAGTACGTCACCATCGGCCACAACGCGGTGGTGCACGGAGCGACGATAGGAGACTACACCATCATCGGGATGGGTGCAATAATCCTCGATGGTGCCAAGATAGGCAAGCACGTCGTCATAGGCGCTGGAGCGCTCGTCCCGCCCGGCAAGGAGATACCGGACTACAGCCTCGTCGTTGGCGTTCCTGGAAAGGTCGTCAGGCAGCTCAGTGAGGAGGAAATCGAGTGGACGAAGAAGAACGCCGAGATATACATGGAACTCGCGGAGAAGCACCTAAAATCAAGGAAGAAGCTTGAGTGATGTTGGATGCTCTCCCGTCTCCTCTCCCATATTCCCCACATTCTCTTCAGGCCCATCTACGGGCTTTACGAGGACTACCTCTTCGAGAAGGTTAGGGGAGGCCGTATTCCGAACCACGTTGCAATAATAATGGACGGGAACAGGAGATGGGCAAAAAAGCTGGAAAAGCCCCCCTGGTACGGCCATCTGTTCGGTTCTCAGAAGCTCGAGGAGATACTCGAGTGGTGCCGCGATCTTGG
This window of the Thermococcus siculi genome carries:
- the hjc gene encoding Holliday junction resolvase Hjc gives rise to the protein MRYRRGASAERELIKMLEKAGFAVVRSAGSKKVDIVAGNGRLYLCIEVKSTHDDKLYFSEEDYEKLTSFAERFGGRAVIAVKFINNGWRFFYPEDLEKGGKNYKISLGTKSYLTFDEITGKQTSLQGVIERET
- a CDS encoding gamma carbonic anhydrase family protein, whose protein sequence is MAIYELEGKRPKIHETAFIDEKASVIGDVVLEEKTSVWPSAVLRGDIEQIYIGCCSNVQDNVSIHTSHGLPTIVGKYVTIGHNAVVHGATIGDYTIIGMGAIILDGAKIGKHVVIGAGALVPPGKEIPDYSLVVGVPGKVVRQLSEEEIEWTKKNAEIYMELAEKHLKSRKKLE